A window of Prolixibacter sp. SD074 contains these coding sequences:
- a CDS encoding P-II family nitrogen regulator produces MKKIEAIIRKTKFDEVKEALNEVGIDFFSYWDVRGIGQARQERVYRGVVYDTSSIERTKLSIIVRNKNVDKTIKAILATAQTGEIGDGKIFVVDIQQAYRIRTGESGDEALFIKGREE; encoded by the coding sequence ATGAAAAAAATTGAAGCAATTATCCGCAAAACAAAATTCGATGAGGTGAAAGAAGCCCTCAACGAAGTAGGGATTGATTTCTTCTCGTACTGGGATGTCCGGGGTATCGGTCAGGCCCGCCAGGAAAGAGTCTATCGCGGAGTGGTTTACGACACGAGTTCCATTGAGCGTACCAAACTCTCGATTATTGTACGCAACAAAAACGTGGACAAAACGATAAAAGCCATCCTTGCTACGGCACAGACTGGTGAAATTGGCGACGGTAAAATCTTCGTCGTTGACATCCAGCAGGCTTATCGGATCAGGACCGGTGAGTCTGGTGATGAGGCCTTATTTATAAAAGGTCGGGAGGAGTAA
- a CDS encoding NYN domain-containing protein has translation MTSSEDTKLAVLIDGDNVPNRSVKEMMQEIAKYGNATIKRIYGDWTRPNLSGWKAVLLENAITPIQQYGYTTGKNATDSAMIIDAMDILYSKKADGFFLVSSDSDFTRLATRLREAGMKVYGMGEKKTPDPFIVACDKFIYIEILQGDNEPDSRAGESTSAKGKSTRKKTFDKITGKVIRLIESTINDTADEDGWSFMGDVGTLLLKKQPNFDPRNFGYQKLTPLISSIDKFEIEQRANQRGKSNLIYVRNKED, from the coding sequence ATGACATCGTCAGAAGATACCAAACTAGCCGTATTGATTGACGGCGATAATGTCCCCAACCGGAGCGTGAAAGAGATGATGCAGGAGATCGCCAAATACGGAAATGCAACCATTAAACGGATTTATGGTGACTGGACCCGTCCAAACCTGAGTGGATGGAAAGCGGTCCTTCTCGAAAATGCCATTACCCCAATTCAGCAATATGGCTATACCACTGGCAAAAATGCCACCGACTCAGCCATGATTATTGATGCCATGGACATTCTCTATTCAAAAAAAGCCGATGGTTTTTTCCTGGTTTCCAGCGATAGTGATTTTACCCGACTTGCGACCCGTCTCCGGGAGGCTGGAATGAAAGTTTACGGTATGGGTGAGAAGAAAACGCCTGATCCCTTCATTGTGGCTTGTGACAAATTCATTTATATTGAAATTCTTCAAGGTGACAATGAGCCGGATTCAAGAGCCGGTGAATCCACGAGCGCCAAAGGAAAAAGTACCCGCAAGAAAACATTTGACAAAATTACCGGTAAAGTAATCCGACTCATCGAATCAACAATTAACGATACAGCTGATGAGGATGGATGGTCATTCATGGGAGACGTGGGGACATTATTGTTGAAGAAACAGCCGAACTTCGATCCACGTAATTTCGGCTACCAGAAACTAACTCCGCTTATCAGTTCAATAGACAAATTTGAGATTGAGCAACGTGCCAATCAAAGAGGTAAATCCAATTTGATATACGTACGGAATAAAGAAGACTGA
- a CDS encoding MFS transporter, which yields MSKEPQQTGPLLKNPNLYIIFFITLMAVMGVASITPAFPDVIHYFKISPAEVGLLITSFTLPGVLLTPVAGILADRLGRKNILVPSLILFGIAGLACMFTRSFDVLLALRFIQGIGAASLGSLNITLIGDLFAGQQRAAAMGYNASVLSIGTASYPAIGGILAMYGWQYPFILPVLAVPVAIWVLTRLKNPEPDKQPDLRTYLKRAWKNINKHDVWGLFIMNILIFVILYGAYLSYFPLLLKNRLHANALQIGLTMSGFSIVTAITSSQLKKINRWFKPRTQLIFSFIFYLIAMAFMSFASSWTILLIPVVTFGLGHGMAIPGIQNLLVGFAPMKERAAFMSINSMVLRLGQTLGPLFIGIFYSLGGITTAFVAGAGVAFVMVTLALFVIKLKPTTEPTS from the coding sequence ATGAGCAAAGAACCTCAACAAACGGGACCTTTACTTAAAAATCCCAACCTTTATATCATCTTTTTCATTACACTAATGGCCGTCATGGGTGTAGCCAGCATTACACCGGCTTTCCCCGACGTTATTCACTATTTTAAAATCAGCCCCGCCGAAGTTGGGCTACTCATCACCTCTTTTACCCTGCCAGGCGTTTTACTAACTCCGGTTGCCGGCATTTTAGCCGACCGGCTGGGGCGGAAAAATATTCTGGTCCCGTCACTTATCCTATTCGGAATAGCAGGCCTGGCTTGCATGTTCACTCGCTCGTTTGATGTCTTGCTGGCACTCCGTTTCATACAAGGTATTGGAGCAGCCTCATTAGGAAGCCTGAACATTACACTCATTGGCGATTTGTTTGCCGGGCAGCAACGTGCAGCTGCCATGGGATACAATGCCAGCGTGCTAAGTATCGGAACAGCATCGTATCCGGCAATTGGCGGAATACTGGCCATGTACGGTTGGCAATATCCGTTTATATTGCCTGTTCTTGCCGTCCCCGTGGCTATTTGGGTTTTAACCCGATTGAAAAATCCGGAACCTGACAAGCAACCCGATTTAAGAACTTACCTGAAACGTGCCTGGAAAAACATTAACAAGCATGATGTATGGGGCCTATTTATCATGAATATCCTCATTTTCGTCATTTTGTATGGAGCCTACCTCTCCTATTTCCCTCTCTTACTAAAAAACAGATTGCATGCTAATGCCCTCCAAATTGGACTGACGATGTCCGGTTTTTCCATCGTTACCGCTATCACTTCTTCTCAATTAAAAAAAATTAACCGATGGTTTAAACCGCGGACCCAACTGATTTTTAGTTTTATTTTCTACTTAATTGCCATGGCCTTCATGTCCTTCGCTTCTTCCTGGACAATACTTCTGATTCCTGTCGTCACTTTCGGCCTTGGACACGGGATGGCCATTCCGGGAATCCAGAATCTCCTGGTAGGTTTTGCACCCATGAAGGAAAGGGCTGCATTCATGTCCATCAACAGCATGGTTTTGCGACTTGGACAAACGCTCGGGCCACTGTTTATCGGAATATTTTACAGCCTCGGAGGAATTACCACAGCATTTGTTGCCGGCGCCGGCGTTGCCTTCGTCATGGTAACACTTGCACTGTTCGTTATCAAGCTAAAACCCACGACAGAACCAACATCGTAA
- a CDS encoding APC family permease, with amino-acid sequence MRKDDIKLGEAVSMGIGGMVGGGIFAVLGLAIALSKGGTPVAFMLAGIITLLTAYAYSKLSLKYPSKGGTVNFINKAFGKNVFSGGTNNLLWISYIIMLSLYSSAFGSYAGNLFHIVSDNTLNKHIFITGIIVFSAILNYLSVRIIAEAESIAVYIKMTILTLFILIGGYGLFHTNHLMQFEFSNWTGPVKLFSGGMVIFVAYEGFELIANASPNIVNPKRNIPRAYFIAISIVILLYVLISFVTVASLTFDKIQKAQEYVLAEAAKPELGQVGFTIISLAAMISTFTAINSTLFGGSRVNYELGVDDELPHEFTKHFWNQPVGILFTSVFTLLVANTLDLESISTSGSAGFLIIFAIVNLANVRLYKETASKRYISIAGFAMCTIAFLFLLKNQLGNNFTGMIISLGIIAASYVMEYIYKATEKKKNPGSAYSED; translated from the coding sequence ATGCGAAAAGACGATATAAAACTGGGAGAAGCCGTTTCGATGGGTATCGGAGGCATGGTTGGCGGAGGTATCTTTGCCGTTCTCGGGCTGGCCATCGCATTGAGCAAAGGAGGGACACCTGTCGCATTTATGTTGGCCGGGATTATCACTTTGTTAACGGCTTATGCCTATTCCAAACTCTCCCTAAAATATCCCAGCAAAGGTGGCACTGTTAATTTCATCAACAAGGCATTTGGTAAAAACGTTTTCAGCGGAGGCACGAATAACCTGTTATGGATAAGCTACATCATTATGCTTTCGTTATACTCCTCTGCATTCGGCAGTTATGCCGGCAATTTATTTCATATCGTCAGTGACAACACGCTCAACAAACACATTTTTATAACGGGAATCATTGTATTTTCTGCCATACTAAATTACCTGAGCGTGCGTATCATAGCCGAAGCCGAATCGATAGCCGTGTATATCAAAATGACGATTCTCACGCTATTTATTCTGATAGGTGGTTACGGCTTATTTCATACCAATCATCTGATGCAGTTCGAATTCAGCAACTGGACCGGTCCTGTAAAATTATTTAGTGGCGGCATGGTCATTTTTGTGGCTTACGAAGGATTTGAATTGATTGCCAATGCTTCACCAAACATTGTTAATCCGAAAAGAAATATTCCCAGGGCTTATTTCATCGCTATTTCCATTGTCATTTTACTCTATGTGCTTATTTCTTTCGTTACGGTAGCTTCACTCACCTTCGATAAAATTCAGAAGGCCCAGGAATATGTTTTAGCCGAAGCCGCCAAACCGGAACTGGGACAAGTGGGATTTACCATTATTTCACTGGCGGCAATGATTTCGACGTTTACAGCTATTAATTCCACCCTCTTTGGCGGAAGCCGTGTCAACTACGAACTGGGAGTAGATGACGAACTACCTCACGAGTTCACCAAACATTTCTGGAACCAACCCGTGGGAATTCTATTTACTTCCGTCTTCACTTTATTGGTTGCAAACACACTTGACCTGGAAAGCATCTCCACGTCGGGAAGTGCCGGCTTCCTCATCATTTTTGCGATTGTCAACCTGGCTAACGTCAGGTTATACAAAGAGACCGCTTCCAAGCGGTACATATCGATTGCCGGTTTTGCTATGTGCACAATCGCTTTTCTCTTTCTGTTGAAAAACCAACTGGGCAATAATTTCACGGGGATGATAATTTCGCTGGGAATTATTGCGGCATCGTATGTAATGGAATACATATACAAAGCCACTGAAAAAAAGAAAAATCCGGGATCGGCTTATTCCGAAGACTGA
- a CDS encoding RNA polymerase sigma factor → MTDDRKIWNDFKSSKDYALSHIYHHHIDLLFRYGRKFSRDEELIKDSIQELFFDLIRNRENLGDTDNIQFYLLKSLKNKLIRAIQKDRKYIHQVTEMTGPEFSSVYSQEEDLVEREDRERNEQLLLKGFDKLSPRQREILFYRFTCELDYAEICDIMSIKYDSARKMVFRALNKLREVLSASDIILLFLLKSC, encoded by the coding sequence ATGACAGATGACCGCAAAATATGGAATGACTTCAAATCGAGCAAAGATTACGCCCTTTCCCATATTTACCACCATCACATCGATCTCCTCTTTCGCTATGGCCGGAAGTTCTCCAGGGATGAAGAGCTAATTAAAGATTCTATCCAGGAACTTTTTTTCGATTTAATAAGAAATAGAGAAAATTTGGGCGATACAGACAATATCCAATTCTACCTTCTCAAGTCGCTAAAAAACAAGCTAATAAGAGCCATACAGAAAGACCGGAAGTACATACATCAGGTAACAGAAATGACCGGACCTGAATTTTCATCTGTCTATTCGCAGGAGGAGGACCTGGTTGAACGTGAAGACAGGGAACGAAACGAACAATTACTTTTAAAAGGATTCGACAAACTCTCTCCGAGGCAACGCGAGATTCTTTTTTATCGTTTTACCTGTGAACTTGACTACGCAGAAATTTGTGACATCATGTCCATTAAATATGACTCAGCCAGAAAGATGGTTTTCAGAGCATTGAACAAACTTAGGGAGGTACTCAGCGCAAGCGATATCATACTTCTCTTTTTACTGAAGTCATGTTAA
- a CDS encoding TonB-dependent receptor has translation MKLLVVFVFAAFSTYAATSYSQEVMFNFNLRSVTVKQVFDQIENNSEFILIYNEKAVDLNRTVSVRARNESVQDILDQVFRKTGNTYNIYDRQIVIKAPEQSSSMPKVRTSGQQQKTISGTVVDEDGMALPGVTVVIPGTTTGTVTDINGKFSLDIPTDAKSLSFSFIGYSTQVVPVGQLTTFNITLKPETTQLGEVVAVGYGVQRKSDMTGATDRLTSENMNKSVATSPVEMMQGRVSGVNITQDSGEPGTGMTVRIRGSNSIRSGQTPLYVVDGVPLDNNNITPAGGSASGYGGGANLNPISFLNPDDIESIDILKDASSTAIYGARGANGVIIITTKKGKQGKGTITYDGYMGVSQIRKKLDLLSASEFRSYTKADGSKLLDMGASNNWQDKIFTTAITQSHNLSYGGGTENFTYRSSFGYLDQKGIVNGTGMTKMNGSIKVSQIAFNGKLKLDGNLTVSHIEDQRAPITSGASGGGYEGDLILTALKLNPTYPVFNQDGTYYQNAVDQRNPVAMLNLVDDQTQTDRILANVAAEYEIIKNFKYKFNLGFDRTNAERRVNQNKQLSYLSNKGEADINNITANNRLVNNYFTYLTKIGDDHSFNFLLGHEYQYVKVTTHNTHVNGFESEGIKYTNSLGYGNFSNADVSSSAIERELQSFFGRVNYNYKQKYLFTFTGRYDGSSKFGKNKKYGFFPSAALAWRLSQEDFLNSSTTISNLKLRLGWGQTGNQEIPDKISLMAVGTSADANGYFNGTLLPGITFQRTPNPDIQWETTEQTDVGLDFGFWDNRLSGTIDYFHKKTTDVLLEIPSKQPAATPTQWQNVPGLKILNNGIELSLNALLVQKKDFTWELGGNFSYVKNEVKDLPVKLIETGVATGQGLSDTRVQIITNGEPVGTFYGMVFQGFDANGISTYKTDVDGNPVKEPLGSALPDFTYSFTSKIQFKGFDLSMLWYGSHGNKVYNNTANALFTKTALDKGYNVTQEVFHSKENPDNSNAYSSRFIEDASFLRWSNLTIGYTFNTKNISWLGSARVYVTGNNLALITNYSGFDPEVNIDANYKGVPSLGIDYTQYPKPRTFTFGVNLTF, from the coding sequence ATGAAGCTATTAGTTGTCTTCGTTTTTGCCGCTTTCTCAACCTACGCGGCAACAAGTTACTCCCAGGAAGTAATGTTTAACTTCAACCTGAGATCTGTCACTGTTAAACAGGTGTTCGATCAAATCGAAAATAACAGTGAGTTTATCTTGATCTACAACGAAAAAGCAGTCGATTTAAACCGGACGGTTTCTGTTCGTGCACGGAATGAATCTGTTCAGGACATTCTCGATCAGGTTTTCAGAAAAACCGGTAATACTTATAACATCTACGATCGTCAGATCGTTATTAAAGCGCCGGAACAGTCTTCCAGTATGCCGAAAGTCCGCACTTCCGGACAGCAGCAAAAAACCATTTCAGGAACCGTGGTTGACGAAGACGGCATGGCGCTGCCAGGCGTAACTGTTGTTATTCCGGGCACAACCACCGGTACGGTAACCGATATCAATGGTAAGTTTTCGCTCGACATTCCGACCGATGCCAAGAGCCTTTCTTTCTCGTTTATCGGTTATTCAACCCAGGTGGTCCCGGTTGGTCAGTTGACGACCTTTAATATTACCCTGAAGCCGGAAACGACCCAGCTGGGAGAAGTTGTGGCTGTCGGTTATGGTGTTCAGCGCAAAAGCGACATGACCGGTGCCACCGACCGCCTGACATCTGAAAATATGAACAAGAGCGTCGCCACTTCTCCTGTCGAGATGATGCAGGGACGTGTATCCGGTGTAAACATCACCCAAGACAGTGGTGAACCGGGAACCGGGATGACCGTCCGGATTCGGGGTTCCAACTCGATCCGTTCAGGACAGACCCCTTTGTATGTTGTGGATGGTGTGCCATTGGACAATAACAACATTACTCCTGCCGGAGGTTCTGCGTCTGGATATGGAGGTGGGGCAAACCTGAATCCCATCAGTTTTCTTAACCCGGATGATATCGAATCGATCGATATCCTGAAGGATGCTTCCTCTACCGCTATTTATGGCGCCCGTGGCGCTAACGGTGTAATTATTATTACCACCAAAAAAGGTAAACAAGGAAAAGGTACCATTACCTATGATGGTTACATGGGGGTATCGCAAATTCGTAAGAAACTGGATTTACTTAGTGCCAGCGAATTCCGTAGCTATACCAAGGCTGACGGGAGCAAACTGCTCGATATGGGGGCAAGTAATAATTGGCAGGATAAAATCTTTACCACAGCCATTACACAAAGCCATAATCTTAGCTATGGTGGTGGTACCGAAAACTTTACCTACCGATCTTCTTTCGGCTATCTCGACCAGAAAGGTATTGTTAACGGAACCGGTATGACGAAAATGAACGGTAGCATTAAAGTATCGCAAATAGCCTTCAATGGCAAGCTGAAACTGGATGGTAACCTGACGGTTTCCCATATAGAAGACCAACGTGCTCCTATTACTAGTGGCGCAAGTGGTGGGGGTTATGAAGGTGACCTTATCCTAACGGCACTTAAGCTGAATCCAACGTATCCGGTCTTCAATCAAGACGGAACCTACTATCAGAACGCCGTCGACCAACGTAACCCGGTAGCCATGCTCAACCTGGTAGATGACCAGACACAAACCGATCGCATCCTGGCCAACGTGGCTGCTGAATACGAAATCATCAAGAATTTCAAATACAAATTCAATTTAGGATTTGACCGTACCAATGCTGAACGTCGGGTTAACCAAAATAAACAATTATCTTACTTATCAAATAAAGGTGAAGCCGATATTAATAATATCACGGCCAATAACCGTTTGGTCAATAACTATTTCACTTATCTGACGAAAATCGGTGATGACCATTCATTTAACTTCCTATTGGGACATGAGTACCAATATGTAAAAGTAACCACGCATAATACCCATGTTAATGGATTTGAATCAGAAGGTATTAAATACACCAACAGCCTCGGTTACGGGAACTTCTCCAATGCCGATGTTTCGTCATCAGCTATCGAACGGGAACTTCAGTCGTTCTTTGGAAGGGTTAATTATAACTACAAACAGAAATACCTGTTCACCTTTACCGGACGTTACGATGGTTCATCCAAATTTGGTAAGAACAAAAAGTATGGTTTCTTCCCATCTGCTGCATTAGCATGGAGACTTTCACAGGAAGATTTCCTGAATAGTTCGACAACCATTAGTAACCTGAAACTTCGTTTAGGATGGGGACAGACTGGTAACCAGGAAATTCCCGATAAAATTTCGCTGATGGCTGTAGGAACATCTGCCGATGCAAATGGATATTTCAATGGTACCCTGTTACCGGGCATTACTTTCCAGAGAACTCCCAATCCAGACATCCAATGGGAAACAACCGAACAAACAGACGTGGGCCTTGACTTTGGATTCTGGGACAACCGTCTGTCAGGTACTATCGATTATTTCCATAAGAAAACAACCGATGTACTATTGGAAATTCCTTCAAAACAACCTGCTGCAACTCCAACACAATGGCAGAATGTTCCCGGACTAAAGATCCTCAACAATGGTATTGAACTCTCATTAAACGCCCTTTTGGTGCAGAAAAAAGACTTTACCTGGGAACTGGGAGGTAACTTCTCTTACGTCAAAAACGAGGTGAAAGATTTGCCTGTTAAATTAATCGAGACAGGTGTTGCCACTGGACAGGGACTTTCTGATACCCGGGTTCAGATTATTACCAACGGTGAACCCGTCGGAACTTTCTATGGAATGGTATTCCAGGGATTCGATGCCAATGGCATCAGCACCTATAAAACTGATGTTGATGGAAATCCGGTGAAGGAGCCTTTAGGATCGGCCCTGCCAGATTTCACCTACAGTTTTACGTCCAAGATTCAGTTCAAAGGATTTGATTTGAGCATGCTCTGGTATGGCTCACATGGAAATAAGGTGTATAATAATACCGCCAATGCATTGTTCACCAAAACTGCCCTTGATAAAGGGTATAACGTAACCCAGGAGGTATTTCACTCTAAAGAAAATCCCGATAACTCAAACGCGTATTCATCACGTTTCATTGAGGACGCTTCATTCTTAAGATGGTCTAATCTCACCATTGGCTATACTTTCAATACGAAAAACATCAGCTGGTTAGGTAGTGCACGTGTATACGTAACAGGTAACAACCTGGCGCTCATCACCAACTACTCCGGTTTTGACCCGGAAGTGAATATTGATGCCAACTACAAAGGCGTTCCTTCCCTGGGAATTGACTACACTCAATATCCGAAACCACGCACATTTACCTTTGGTGTTAACCTTACGTTCTAA
- a CDS encoding nitroreductase, giving the protein MNLEDITRLIKERRTHPTRFFNEQGVPKELIRQLLENGNRAPNHKNTEPWRFIVYSGEGREKFITEVKNTLEQAQQKGTKVPTDKVTKFALHFRKAPVAIAIVANLDAEHRLPEWEEMAAVSMAVQNIWLSATAAGLSVFWATPSFINLLGSSLDLKPNQKSMGFLFLGYANRPFPANGRESIENKIVWKE; this is encoded by the coding sequence ATGAACCTGGAAGATATTACCCGATTAATCAAAGAAAGAAGAACACATCCGACCCGTTTTTTTAACGAACAGGGAGTCCCGAAAGAACTCATCAGGCAGTTGCTTGAGAATGGCAACCGAGCTCCAAACCACAAAAATACTGAGCCCTGGAGATTCATTGTTTACAGTGGCGAAGGCAGAGAAAAGTTCATTACGGAAGTTAAAAACACGCTTGAACAGGCACAGCAAAAAGGGACCAAAGTTCCTACCGATAAAGTAACTAAGTTTGCCTTACACTTCCGGAAAGCGCCGGTAGCTATTGCCATTGTCGCCAACCTCGATGCAGAACACCGTCTTCCCGAATGGGAAGAAATGGCCGCTGTATCGATGGCGGTTCAAAACATCTGGCTGTCAGCCACGGCTGCCGGACTAAGTGTTTTTTGGGCTACCCCATCGTTCATTAATCTGTTGGGCAGTTCTCTCGATTTGAAACCGAACCAGAAATCGATGGGCTTTCTATTCCTGGGCTATGCCAACCGTCCGTTTCCGGCAAACGGCAGAGAATCTATCGAAAATAAAATCGTCTGGAAAGAATGA
- a CDS encoding FecR family protein, producing MAWILHGKKQEKWKELTVQFPEFEEKVQKARKIILFLHENGTNSQSVTVHELWNEIQQYNKNINRRKQFIRFGGYLKYAAVVVFALLLAGVGYHALRNDDNTYHFTENSATQDGNDAKLVLSNGRHIALRKNESSIRVDNRNEAIKIDNDSVIYMDQLDAHNNGQGLNEVTIPYGKKSYIELTDGTKVWLNAGSKFAFPTHFNGKKRLVYLTGEAYFEVKHNAKQPFEVSAGGIIVKDIGTRFNISAYDSDKNIKTVLLDGEVSLKEAEGISLLNKEIVMTPGHKASFDKSKKVFNVVPEPNADQYITWINGWYQFSGQRIDDVFKRLERYYNVQFLYRRPFPSSELIAGKLDLKDSLSKVLTTLSDIVPIDYRISGNQVIVNQKINELNLRN from the coding sequence ATGGCTTGGATACTGCACGGAAAGAAACAGGAAAAATGGAAAGAGCTTACCGTCCAGTTTCCGGAATTTGAGGAAAAAGTGCAAAAAGCGCGGAAAATCATCCTCTTTTTACACGAAAACGGAACAAATTCTCAATCCGTTACGGTACATGAACTTTGGAACGAGATTCAACAATATAACAAGAATATAAATCGCCGAAAGCAATTCATCCGTTTCGGAGGATATCTTAAATATGCTGCCGTTGTTGTTTTTGCCCTGCTTCTGGCAGGTGTTGGATACCATGCCCTACGTAATGATGACAACACCTACCATTTCACTGAGAATTCAGCAACACAGGATGGAAATGATGCCAAACTGGTCCTGTCAAACGGCCGGCATATTGCCCTTCGCAAAAACGAGTCCTCGATTCGGGTTGATAATAGAAATGAGGCGATAAAAATCGATAACGACAGTGTCATCTATATGGATCAACTTGATGCACATAACAATGGACAAGGACTAAACGAAGTAACAATCCCTTACGGGAAGAAGAGCTATATCGAACTAACCGATGGGACAAAAGTGTGGTTGAATGCCGGAAGTAAATTTGCTTTTCCAACACATTTCAACGGGAAAAAGCGCCTGGTCTACCTCACAGGTGAGGCATATTTCGAAGTAAAACATAACGCTAAGCAGCCGTTTGAGGTGAGTGCCGGGGGAATCATCGTAAAAGACATCGGAACTCGTTTCAATATCTCGGCTTATGATTCGGACAAAAATATTAAAACGGTCTTGCTCGATGGAGAAGTCTCGCTGAAAGAAGCCGAGGGAATAAGTCTGCTAAATAAAGAGATTGTTATGACACCGGGGCACAAAGCTTCGTTCGATAAATCAAAAAAGGTTTTCAACGTCGTTCCCGAACCGAATGCCGACCAATATATTACCTGGATAAATGGGTGGTATCAATTCTCGGGACAACGAATTGACGACGTATTTAAACGGCTGGAAAGATATTACAATGTACAGTTCCTTTATCGTCGGCCATTCCCTTCATCCGAATTGATTGCCGGCAAACTGGACCTGAAAGATTCTCTAAGCAAAGTATTAACAACCTTGTCAGATATCGTACCAATCGATTACCGGATTTCGGGCAATCAGGTAATCGTAAACCAAAAAATAAATGAATTAAATCTAAGAAATTAA
- a CDS encoding ammonium transporter, translating into MQETLKITDIASAVSSNATSLDTVWVLVAAVLVMFMQPGFAMVEAGFTRAKNTANILMKNLMDFSVGSLAFWLVGFSLMFGGDIGGLIGKPNLFFTASYGNDIPDLAILFFQTVFAATAATIVSGAVAERTKFSTYLIFSVVITLFIYPVSGHWVWGGGWLSELGFHDFAGSTVVHSVGAWLGLAGAIMVGPRIGKYNGKSKAIPGHNLTFGALGVFILWFGWFGFNPGSQLAAAGSDNSHAISLIFITTNLAAAAGALSSMLVSWGRYKFPSLSLTLNGALAGLVAITAGCDTVTPGGAIAIGAIAGIILVFGVEFIDQKLHIDDPVGAVSVHGLGGAAGTLMVGLFSTNGGLFYGGGAHLLGIQALGVLAVMAWSLGTGYILFKLLKSTIGLRVSRRIEEEGLDVYEHGESAYN; encoded by the coding sequence ATGCAAGAAACTTTGAAAATAACAGATATTGCGTCGGCGGTTAGCTCCAACGCAACCTCACTCGATACCGTCTGGGTACTCGTGGCAGCCGTTTTGGTCATGTTCATGCAACCTGGCTTTGCAATGGTCGAAGCTGGTTTTACCCGGGCAAAAAACACCGCCAATATCCTAATGAAAAACCTGATGGATTTCAGCGTTGGTTCATTGGCCTTTTGGTTGGTTGGATTTAGTCTGATGTTCGGCGGCGACATCGGTGGCCTTATTGGTAAACCGAATCTCTTCTTCACTGCAAGTTACGGAAATGACATTCCGGATTTAGCCATCCTGTTTTTCCAGACCGTATTTGCAGCTACTGCGGCTACGATTGTTTCCGGTGCCGTTGCTGAACGGACTAAGTTTAGTACGTACCTAATTTTCAGTGTCGTTATAACCCTTTTTATTTATCCTGTTTCAGGCCATTGGGTCTGGGGAGGAGGTTGGCTTTCGGAACTTGGCTTTCATGATTTTGCCGGCTCGACCGTTGTTCACTCTGTAGGTGCCTGGTTAGGCCTGGCTGGCGCCATTATGGTTGGACCCCGTATCGGGAAATACAACGGCAAATCAAAAGCCATTCCTGGCCATAACCTCACCTTCGGAGCCCTTGGCGTATTTATTCTGTGGTTTGGATGGTTTGGATTTAACCCTGGCTCACAGCTTGCCGCTGCCGGATCAGATAACTCCCATGCCATCTCATTAATATTTATTACGACTAACCTGGCTGCAGCGGCGGGAGCGCTGTCATCCATGCTGGTATCATGGGGACGGTACAAATTCCCGTCACTGTCATTAACCCTGAACGGTGCTTTGGCAGGATTGGTAGCCATTACAGCCGGCTGTGACACCGTCACTCCCGGTGGCGCTATAGCGATTGGTGCTATTGCCGGAATCATCCTGGTATTTGGTGTCGAATTTATCGACCAGAAACTACACATAGACGACCCCGTGGGTGCTGTATCGGTTCATGGATTGGGTGGGGCCGCCGGAACCTTGATGGTTGGTCTATTCTCTACCAATGGTGGTTTGTTCTACGGCGGTGGAGCACACTTACTGGGAATCCAGGCTCTTGGAGTACTGGCTGTTATGGCCTGGAGCCTGGGTACTGGCTATATCCTGTTCAAGCTTTTGAAATCAACTATTGGACTGCGTGTTTCACGCCGGATCGAAGAAGAAGGCCTGGATGTTTACGAACACGGAGAATCGGCTTACAACTAA